From one Halosimplex rubrum genomic stretch:
- a CDS encoding PLDc N-terminal domain-containing protein: MPSTIPTTIPLQTGEAAFVLLFALLVFAVGIALIFWTYSDAQKNSSHPAFLWAIVVFLAPLLGLVLYFLIGRNQKY; this comes from the coding sequence ATGCCCTCCACCATACCGACCACGATACCGCTACAGACGGGCGAGGCGGCGTTCGTCCTCCTGTTCGCCCTGCTGGTGTTCGCCGTCGGGATCGCACTGATCTTCTGGACGTACAGCGACGCCCAGAAGAACAGCAGCCACCCCGCGTTCCTCTGGGCCATCGTCGTCTTCCTGGCCCCGCTGCTGGGACTCGTGCTGTACTTCCTGATCGGCCGCAACCAGAAGTACTGA
- a CDS encoding zinc-binding dehydrogenase, with the protein MPSEMTAYVIDEFGDPDVFTERTVEVPEPGPNEVRVEVRASSLNPVDYKIRRGEIPDFTPEFPAVLHCDVAGVVDAVGESVDRFDAGDEVYGMPGGAGRDGALADYVVGHAGTFAHAPETLPLADAAALPVVALTAWEMLADKATVDVSDDVLVYGASGGVGHVGVQIARWLGADVTATGSTEAKRAFAADLGADATVDYTTTDAASYVEEYADGAGFDVVFDPVGDDHLQTAFEAVRPFGTVVTTESSSTQDVSALHANSLELGVVLVILPVLLGERQERVGEELADIAALVDDGAVEPHIDERFAFDAVADAHRLGEDGDFVGKILLEND; encoded by the coding sequence ATGCCTTCGGAGATGACAGCCTACGTTATCGACGAGTTCGGCGACCCGGACGTGTTCACCGAGCGGACGGTCGAGGTGCCCGAACCGGGGCCGAACGAAGTTCGCGTCGAGGTCCGCGCCAGCAGTCTCAACCCGGTCGACTACAAGATCCGCCGCGGCGAGATCCCGGATTTCACGCCGGAGTTCCCCGCCGTCCTCCACTGCGACGTGGCGGGCGTCGTCGACGCGGTCGGCGAGAGCGTCGACCGCTTCGACGCGGGCGACGAGGTCTACGGGATGCCCGGCGGCGCCGGCCGGGACGGCGCACTCGCCGACTACGTCGTCGGCCACGCTGGGACCTTCGCCCACGCGCCCGAGACGCTCCCGCTGGCTGACGCCGCCGCGCTCCCCGTCGTCGCGCTGACGGCCTGGGAGATGCTCGCCGACAAGGCGACGGTCGACGTGAGCGACGACGTGCTCGTCTACGGGGCCAGCGGCGGCGTCGGCCACGTCGGCGTCCAGATCGCCCGCTGGCTCGGCGCCGACGTGACCGCGACCGGCTCGACCGAGGCGAAACGGGCGTTCGCCGCCGATCTGGGCGCCGACGCCACCGTCGACTACACTACGACGGACGCGGCCTCGTACGTCGAGGAGTACGCCGACGGCGCCGGCTTCGACGTGGTCTTCGACCCGGTCGGCGACGACCACCTCCAGACGGCCTTCGAGGCGGTCCGCCCGTTCGGGACCGTCGTGACCACCGAATCGAGTTCGACCCAGGACGTGTCGGCGCTGCACGCCAACTCGCTGGAGCTGGGCGTCGTGCTCGTCATCCTGCCGGTGCTGCTCGGGGAGCGACAGGAGCGCGTCGGCGAGGAACTGGCCGACATCGCGGCGCTCGTCGACGACGGCGCCGTCGAACCTCACATCGACGAACGGTTCGCCTTCGACGCGGTCGCCGACGCCCACCGCCTCGGCGAGGACGGCGACTTCGTCGGGAAGATCCTGCTCGAAAACGACTGA
- a CDS encoding YqjF family protein, producing the protein MSLRSLLDLPVEMGWRHVLFANWPVDPEIVRAHLPESLTVDTHDGRAWLSVVPFTNVAVRPHGFPEWTGFRLPELNLRTYVSHDGERERAAGDAGATDGAGPTGDGPAADRGVYFFSLDADGVLGVTGARVFHHLPYYFASMSLATDGSRIAFESERWHPGGRPCNFDARYGPTGEQFRFEPGSLDEFLTERYRYYTETPGGELRYAQIRHRPWPLYEAEVDLGDNEVFETNGFATPESDPVFRYSPGVDVTASGSRRAE; encoded by the coding sequence ATGTCCCTCCGTTCGCTGCTCGACCTCCCGGTCGAGATGGGCTGGCGCCACGTCCTGTTCGCCAACTGGCCGGTCGACCCCGAGATCGTCCGGGCGCACCTCCCCGAGTCGCTGACCGTCGACACCCACGACGGGCGGGCGTGGCTCTCGGTCGTCCCGTTCACCAACGTCGCGGTCCGCCCGCACGGCTTCCCCGAGTGGACCGGCTTCCGCCTCCCCGAGCTGAACCTGCGGACGTACGTGAGCCACGACGGCGAGCGCGAGCGAGCCGCGGGCGACGCCGGGGCGACCGACGGCGCTGGCCCGACCGGCGACGGTCCCGCCGCCGACCGCGGCGTCTACTTCTTCAGCCTCGACGCCGACGGGGTCCTCGGGGTGACCGGTGCGCGCGTCTTCCATCACCTGCCGTACTACTTCGCGAGCATGTCGCTCGCGACCGACGGCTCGCGGATCGCCTTCGAGAGCGAGCGCTGGCACCCCGGCGGGCGCCCCTGTAACTTCGACGCCCGGTACGGTCCCACGGGCGAGCAGTTCCGGTTCGAACCGGGCTCGCTCGACGAGTTTCTCACCGAGCGCTACCGCTACTACACGGAGACGCCCGGCGGGGAGTTGCGCTACGCACAGATTCGGCATCGGCCGTGGCCGCTCTACGAGGCCGAAGTCGACCTCGGCGACAACGAGGTGTTCGAGACCAACGGCTTCGCGACGCCCGAGAGCGACCCGGTCTTCCGCTACAGCCCCGGCGTCGACGTGACGGCATCGGGGAGTCGCCGGGCGGAGTGA
- a CDS encoding alkaline phosphatase family protein → MTRTFVVGLDGASWLLTEPWIEEGTLPNLAALRQSGTYATSRSCLPPVTYPNWKCYASGKNPGKHSVYWWERIDLADERIDIMSSSDYKTAELWDYLNADGQRAAVVNMPSMYPPREIDGYVVSGGPDAVEGEYRSLDSGYTHPPEFEAELAERYDYQVHPDPLLSSNDERGAEVEEILRLFERRLQVAKDLFLEEELEFTHVTLFYLNVLHHFFWDEEPTKRAWQLVDEWLGELADLDDTNLVIMSDHGAAATTTEFYVNEWLAENGYLTRAGGVEDYFQRVGLTRETALDVAKRFGLVEFLAETVPQRVQELVPQSAGAKRERKMELIVPEETKALASGQGPIYVNPRFDVESVREDLIADLREVTDEGGEPLFTGVYRAEEVYDGPYVDIGPDVVVDQRPGVHVNDGMGGDAVQTEPDRWAAENTPTGIFVANGPDFRSRGEIPEIDIRDIAPTILANHGVDTPTDMDGEVLDVFVDDPDVGTQDPIDHEDAGAGGPSDEVADRLTELGYME, encoded by the coding sequence ATGACGCGGACCTTCGTCGTCGGGCTCGACGGCGCCAGCTGGCTGTTGACCGAGCCCTGGATCGAAGAGGGGACCCTCCCCAACCTCGCCGCCCTCCGCCAGTCGGGCACCTACGCGACCAGCCGCAGTTGCCTCCCGCCGGTCACCTACCCCAACTGGAAGTGCTACGCCTCCGGGAAGAATCCCGGCAAGCACAGCGTCTACTGGTGGGAACGCATCGACCTGGCCGACGAGCGAATCGACATCATGAGCAGCAGCGACTACAAGACCGCCGAGCTCTGGGATTACCTCAACGCCGACGGCCAGCGCGCGGCCGTCGTCAACATGCCCTCGATGTACCCCCCGCGGGAGATCGACGGCTACGTGGTCTCTGGGGGCCCCGACGCCGTCGAGGGCGAGTACCGCTCGCTCGATTCGGGCTACACCCACCCTCCCGAGTTCGAGGCGGAACTCGCCGAGCGATACGACTATCAGGTCCACCCCGACCCGCTGCTGTCCTCGAACGACGAGCGCGGCGCCGAGGTCGAGGAGATCCTGCGCCTGTTCGAGCGCCGGTTGCAGGTCGCCAAGGACCTGTTTCTGGAGGAGGAACTGGAGTTCACCCACGTCACCCTCTTCTACCTGAACGTGCTGCATCACTTCTTCTGGGACGAGGAACCGACCAAGCGGGCGTGGCAACTGGTCGACGAGTGGCTCGGCGAGCTGGCCGATCTGGACGACACCAACCTCGTGATCATGTCCGACCACGGCGCGGCCGCGACGACGACGGAGTTCTACGTCAACGAGTGGCTGGCCGAGAACGGCTATCTCACCCGGGCCGGCGGCGTCGAGGACTACTTCCAGCGGGTGGGCCTGACCCGCGAGACCGCCCTCGACGTGGCGAAACGCTTCGGCCTCGTGGAGTTCCTCGCCGAGACCGTCCCCCAGCGCGTCCAGGAACTGGTTCCCCAGAGCGCCGGCGCCAAGCGCGAACGCAAGATGGAGCTGATCGTCCCCGAAGAGACCAAAGCCCTCGCCAGCGGCCAGGGACCGATCTACGTCAACCCCCGCTTCGACGTGGAGTCGGTCCGCGAGGACCTCATCGCCGACCTCCGGGAGGTCACGGACGAGGGCGGCGAGCCGCTGTTCACCGGCGTCTACCGCGCGGAAGAGGTGTACGACGGCCCCTACGTCGACATCGGGCCGGACGTGGTCGTCGACCAGCGTCCGGGCGTCCACGTCAACGACGGGATGGGCGGCGACGCCGTCCAGACCGAGCCCGACCGCTGGGCCGCCGAGAACACGCCGACGGGAATCTTCGTGGCCAACGGCCCCGACTTCCGGAGCCGGGGCGAGATCCCCGAGATCGACATCCGCGACATCGCGCCGACGATCCTCGCCAACCACGGCGTCGACACCCCGACCGACATGGACGGCGAGGTGCTCGACGTCTTCGTCGACGACCCCGACGTGGGCACGCAGGACCCCATCGACCACGAGGACGCCGGAGCGGGCGGCCCCTCTGACGAGGTGGCCGACCGACTGACCGAACTCGGCTACATGGAGTGA
- a CDS encoding lysylphosphatidylglycerol synthase transmembrane domain-containing protein, with protein sequence MSDGDADGRSWRRRALSALQWVVALGAFWYVARGVDWSTTASELATLDAVVIVAVLAITAAEFGSRFAMWHALLGGLGPTDLRTTASVDLVIKFVNHVVPSKASGHSVAPLVVRHYTGADWAEAVSVSGLNTGLYAALYGLVALAGLGLFAPRLGGGWLVVIALSTGVYLAAGALVLLAGRRMDAAGRLASRLSGLLGRVPRVGDRLAGVAGALPSFTADSASVFRRLSVTPSVVGPYALGWAGTLMVFPALRVWVLLTALGGTFEPAVALPVVLVTAYSVTVLPLTPGGVGVAEASATAVLVALGVAPTLAPVVVLLDRTFGVYLPAVLGWPPAANLDFAELFARGEGGEG encoded by the coding sequence GTGAGCGACGGCGACGCGGACGGTCGATCCTGGCGCCGACGGGCGCTCTCGGCGCTCCAGTGGGTCGTCGCTCTCGGCGCCTTCTGGTACGTCGCCCGCGGGGTCGACTGGTCGACCACGGCGAGCGAGCTGGCGACGCTCGACGCGGTCGTGATCGTCGCCGTTCTCGCGATCACCGCGGCGGAGTTCGGGTCCCGGTTCGCGATGTGGCACGCCCTGCTGGGCGGGCTCGGACCGACGGATCTGCGGACGACCGCCAGCGTCGACCTGGTGATCAAGTTCGTCAACCACGTCGTCCCCTCCAAGGCGTCGGGCCACTCGGTCGCGCCGCTGGTCGTCCGCCACTACACGGGGGCCGACTGGGCCGAGGCGGTCAGCGTCTCGGGCCTCAACACCGGCCTCTACGCCGCCCTCTACGGACTAGTGGCGCTCGCTGGCCTCGGCCTGTTCGCCCCTCGACTCGGCGGCGGGTGGCTGGTCGTCATCGCGCTGTCGACGGGGGTCTATCTCGCCGCGGGCGCGCTCGTCCTCCTGGCCGGTCGGCGGATGGACGCCGCCGGCCGCCTGGCGAGTCGGCTGAGTGGCCTCCTGGGTCGGGTCCCGCGCGTGGGCGACCGCCTCGCGGGCGTCGCGGGCGCTCTGCCGTCGTTCACTGCCGACTCGGCGAGCGTCTTCCGGCGACTCTCCGTGACGCCCTCGGTCGTGGGGCCGTACGCGCTCGGGTGGGCGGGGACGCTGATGGTCTTCCCCGCGCTACGCGTCTGGGTGTTGCTCACGGCGCTGGGCGGGACGTTCGAACCCGCCGTCGCCCTGCCGGTCGTACTCGTCACGGCCTACAGCGTGACCGTGCTGCCGCTGACGCCCGGCGGCGTCGGGGTCGCGGAGGCCTCGGCGACCGCGGTGCTCGTCGCGCTGGGCGTCGCCCCGACACTCGCGCCGGTCGTCGTCCTCCTCGACCGGACCTTCGGCGTCTACCTGCCCGCTGTGCTGGGCTGGCCCCCCGCCGCGAACCTCGACTTCGCGGAGCTGTTCGCCCGGGGTGAGGGCGGCGAGGGGTAG
- a CDS encoding polysaccharide deacetylase family protein, translated as MSQPQAALSVDFEFFTHLPAYRGARGVTDRPAVGLGGVTSLLDAFADADASGTFFTVGEMADDHPRVVERIAVEGHEVASHTHTHQHLSELDSSERRDELARSKERLTAVAGEPVTGFRAPSFDLGPDHFRTLADLGYEYDSSVVPCRSIPGWYGGEFDAERPTPASAVDPTAPDDFVEVPTAVMERLRLPLTGTWIRFFGVTYTILGMRLLARRGIAPVLYVHPWELVDLPAVEGVPKRVYVRTGAYMRRAVRRILAEPFEFVTVGELAETVDGAGPASAGRSDRS; from the coding sequence ATGTCACAGCCACAGGCCGCTCTCTCCGTCGACTTCGAGTTTTTCACCCATCTGCCGGCGTACCGCGGCGCCCGCGGCGTCACCGACCGCCCGGCGGTCGGGCTCGGCGGCGTCACGTCTCTCCTCGACGCCTTCGCGGACGCCGACGCGTCGGGGACGTTCTTCACCGTCGGCGAGATGGCGGACGACCACCCGCGCGTCGTCGAACGCATCGCCGTCGAGGGGCACGAAGTCGCGTCGCACACCCACACCCATCAGCACCTCTCCGAACTCGACAGCTCCGAGCGCCGCGACGAACTCGCGCGGTCGAAGGAGCGCCTTACTGCGGTCGCCGGTGAGCCGGTCACCGGCTTCCGCGCGCCGTCGTTCGACCTCGGGCCGGACCACTTCCGGACGCTCGCGGACCTGGGCTACGAGTACGATTCGAGCGTCGTGCCCTGCCGGTCGATTCCCGGCTGGTACGGCGGCGAGTTCGACGCGGAGCGACCGACGCCGGCGAGCGCGGTCGACCCGACCGCACCGGACGACTTCGTCGAGGTCCCGACCGCGGTGATGGAGCGTCTGCGTCTGCCGCTGACGGGCACCTGGATCCGGTTTTTCGGGGTCACCTACACGATCCTCGGGATGCGACTGCTCGCCCGGCGGGGCATCGCGCCTGTGCTGTACGTCCACCCGTGGGAACTCGTCGACCTCCCCGCCGTCGAAGGGGTTCCGAAGCGCGTGTACGTCCGGACGGGCGCGTACATGCGGCGCGCGGTCCGCCGGATCCTCGCCGAGCCGTTCGAGTTCGTCACCGTCGGGGAGCTCGCCGAGACCGTCGACGGGGCCGGACCGGCGTCGGCCGGGCGGAGTGACCGGTCGTGA
- a CDS encoding DUF2304 family protein → MPVVPAGVAPDILPGLDNEALTLLFVGLAAVALLWGFDRYRTTFSKTEFGLAIALAVGLLTVGLAPGLYGALATAFNLESRFLLIQIFANATFLFLILYLVSRIGAIRAVVNELTRELAVEQAPLDDDPDRRSVYVVIPAYNEADTVGDVLDSLPETVRDHVVRAVVVSDGSDDRTRRAAEARDAIVVEHPLNQGQGGALKTGFEIARKHGADVVVTMDADGQHPVDRLDALVSPVVDGEADYVMGSRYRGRDRSGNSMTRRGGIRAFTWLINRLTRADITDCTNGYRAIRGDRLGELTLTEERFSAPELIIEARKNGLRIREVPVTIREREAGETKKPGLGYAVGLARTIVVTWIR, encoded by the coding sequence ATGCCAGTCGTTCCCGCCGGGGTCGCCCCCGATATCCTCCCGGGGCTGGATAACGAGGCGCTGACGCTGCTGTTCGTCGGTCTGGCAGCGGTGGCGCTCCTGTGGGGCTTCGACCGCTACCGGACGACCTTCTCGAAGACGGAGTTCGGGCTCGCGATCGCCCTGGCGGTGGGGCTGCTCACCGTCGGGCTGGCGCCGGGGCTGTACGGCGCGCTGGCGACGGCCTTCAACCTGGAGAGTCGGTTCCTGCTCATCCAGATCTTCGCCAACGCCACCTTCCTCTTCCTGATCCTCTATCTCGTGAGCCGGATCGGCGCGATCCGGGCGGTCGTCAACGAGCTCACGCGCGAGCTGGCCGTCGAGCAGGCGCCGCTCGACGACGACCCCGACCGGCGGTCCGTCTACGTCGTGATCCCCGCGTACAACGAGGCCGACACCGTCGGCGACGTGCTGGACTCGCTTCCCGAGACCGTCCGCGACCACGTCGTGCGGGCGGTCGTCGTCTCGGACGGGTCCGACGACCGGACGCGGCGGGCCGCCGAGGCCCGCGACGCTATCGTCGTCGAACACCCGCTCAACCAGGGCCAGGGCGGCGCGCTGAAGACCGGCTTCGAGATCGCCCGAAAGCACGGCGCGGACGTGGTCGTGACGATGGACGCCGACGGGCAACACCCGGTCGACCGGCTCGACGCGCTCGTCTCGCCGGTCGTTGACGGCGAGGCCGACTACGTGATGGGGTCGCGCTACCGCGGCCGCGACCGCTCCGGCAACTCGATGACGCGTCGCGGCGGTATCCGCGCGTTCACGTGGCTCATCAATCGCCTCACCAGGGCCGACATCACCGACTGCACGAACGGCTACCGCGCGATCCGCGGCGACCGCCTCGGGGAGCTGACGCTCACCGAGGAACGGTTCTCCGCGCCCGAACTCATCATCGAGGCCCGCAAGAACGGGCTCCGGATCCGGGAGGTTCCGGTCACCATCCGCGAGCGCGAAGCCGGCGAGACGAAGAAGCCCGGGCTGGGCTACGCCGTCGGGCTCGCCCGGACCATCGTCGTCACCTGGATCCGGTGA
- a CDS encoding sulfatase-like hydrolase/transferase — protein MDDIVFVTADSVRADYVDEMDYVSSFDVATGMTAAQYTRPSLASIHASSYESVLTGRVNEPTLAQALSDAGYTCLGCSPNPNTDATFGFAEGFDRYDSFIEPGNRGSGLRQYLANFDLLRRIYYKFYPPHAKSENRPRDREVVDQAIEWFNAAEGPRFLWVHLMETHRPYGAGDDAVSEELDQKAFFKPEQLSDAEEAEIERKYRHSLERADENVRHLLAEIDSDDPKFVFTADHGEGFGVEGYYFHQPQLRRVDDCLVEVPVVFDGIDADGPLSLLDLAPTIAASAGADVADAWHGNDLLETTTDYTITIAPWHEQATVLWQDFEHRLVSRDARVTFESRETETGVEDDVPEELQGQLRDLGYVE, from the coding sequence ATGGACGACATCGTCTTCGTCACCGCCGACTCGGTGCGTGCCGACTACGTCGACGAGATGGACTACGTCTCCTCGTTCGACGTGGCGACCGGGATGACGGCCGCCCAGTACACCCGGCCGAGTCTGGCGAGCATCCACGCGTCCAGTTACGAGTCGGTCCTGACGGGGCGGGTGAACGAGCCGACGCTCGCCCAGGCGCTCTCGGACGCTGGGTACACGTGCCTCGGGTGCTCGCCGAACCCCAACACCGACGCCACGTTCGGCTTCGCGGAGGGGTTCGACCGCTACGACAGCTTCATCGAACCCGGCAACCGCGGCAGCGGCCTCCGGCAGTACCTCGCCAACTTCGACCTGCTGCGGCGGATCTACTACAAGTTCTACCCGCCCCACGCCAAAAGCGAGAACCGACCGCGCGACCGCGAGGTCGTCGACCAGGCCATCGAGTGGTTCAACGCCGCCGAAGGCCCCCGCTTTCTGTGGGTCCACCTCATGGAAACCCACCGTCCCTACGGCGCCGGCGACGACGCCGTCTCCGAGGAGCTCGACCAGAAGGCCTTCTTCAAGCCCGAGCAGCTCAGCGACGCCGAGGAGGCCGAGATCGAGCGCAAGTACCGCCATTCGCTGGAGCGGGCCGACGAGAACGTCAGGCACCTCCTCGCGGAGATCGACAGCGACGACCCGAAGTTCGTCTTCACCGCCGACCACGGCGAGGGGTTCGGCGTCGAGGGCTACTACTTCCACCAGCCCCAGCTCCGCCGCGTCGACGACTGCCTCGTCGAGGTTCCGGTCGTCTTCGACGGGATCGACGCCGATGGACCGCTCAGTCTGCTGGATCTGGCGCCGACGATCGCCGCCAGCGCCGGCGCCGACGTGGCCGACGCCTGGCACGGGAACGACTTGCTGGAGACGACGACCGACTACACCATCACGATCGCGCCGTGGCACGAACAGGCGACCGTGCTCTGGCAGGACTTCGAGCACCGGCTGGTCAGCCGCGACGCCCGCGTCACCTTCGAGAGCCGCGAGACCGAAACCGGGGTCGAAGACGACGTACCCGAGGAGCTACAGGGGCAGCTCCGAGATCTGGGCTACGTGGAGTAG
- a CDS encoding oligosaccharide flippase family protein encodes MQHGRTAVLHFLAQVVRSLAGFGTTLFAARYFGAAGLGVYSQFLALLFWVKLPGDSMTSAVSKRMSESETTVGHFSAGLLVVVGYGIVVGLAVAVVRGPVNDFLGIDAALLLVALVVVNMAFDIVKSGFVGDKRVAVSGWLGTAEQVLRLGGQVAFVLGGAMVLGLVYGHILSLFVFTLFGLVLLRDRLAVPDRSDLTELRTFAQYSWLGNLKGLALNWMDILVLGIFVGDDLVGIYTASWTLASFLTLASKSIATTLFPELSDLGDRGDFEKARELVTDAMLFSGVFLIPGGFGAAVLGSELLQVYSAEFATGGTVLVILIGARLFHAFGGQFIGALNGLDYPELAFRINAVFFATNFVLNVVLVYLYGWYGAATATLLSTVVYVVLGWTLLTREVGVIRIPYRAIAHQVFAGAVMAAVVWTVRPATPNPLYVTVALVAVGAAVYGLVLVTVSAPVRGKLRALADLD; translated from the coding sequence ATGCAACACGGTCGAACCGCCGTCCTGCACTTTCTCGCACAGGTGGTTCGGTCGCTCGCGGGTTTCGGGACGACCCTGTTCGCGGCCCGGTACTTCGGCGCGGCCGGCCTCGGCGTCTACTCGCAGTTCCTCGCGTTGCTGTTCTGGGTGAAGCTGCCGGGAGACAGCATGACCAGCGCCGTCTCCAAGCGGATGTCCGAGTCCGAGACGACTGTCGGGCACTTCTCGGCGGGGCTGCTCGTCGTCGTCGGGTACGGGATCGTCGTGGGGCTGGCCGTCGCCGTCGTTCGGGGCCCCGTCAACGACTTTCTCGGGATCGACGCTGCGCTGCTGCTCGTCGCGCTCGTCGTGGTCAACATGGCGTTCGACATCGTCAAGAGCGGGTTCGTGGGCGACAAACGCGTCGCCGTCTCGGGCTGGCTCGGCACCGCCGAGCAGGTGCTCCGGCTGGGCGGTCAGGTGGCGTTCGTCCTCGGCGGCGCGATGGTTCTCGGGCTGGTCTACGGACACATCCTCTCGCTGTTCGTCTTCACGCTGTTCGGGCTGGTCCTGTTACGCGACCGACTGGCGGTCCCCGACCGCTCGGACCTGACGGAGCTTCGGACCTTCGCACAGTACTCCTGGCTGGGCAACCTGAAAGGCCTCGCCCTCAACTGGATGGACATCCTCGTGCTCGGGATATTCGTCGGCGACGACCTCGTCGGCATCTACACCGCCTCGTGGACGCTCGCGTCGTTTCTCACGCTCGCGAGCAAGTCCATCGCGACGACGCTGTTCCCGGAGCTGAGCGACCTCGGCGACCGCGGTGACTTCGAGAAGGCCCGCGAACTCGTCACCGACGCGATGCTGTTTAGCGGCGTCTTCCTCATCCCGGGCGGGTTCGGCGCCGCCGTCCTCGGCTCGGAGCTGCTCCAGGTTTACAGCGCCGAGTTCGCGACCGGCGGCACCGTCCTCGTCATCCTCATCGGCGCCCGGCTGTTCCACGCGTTCGGCGGCCAGTTCATCGGCGCGCTCAACGGCCTCGACTACCCCGAACTGGCGTTCCGGATCAACGCCGTGTTCTTCGCCACCAACTTCGTCCTCAACGTCGTCCTCGTCTACCTGTACGGCTGGTACGGCGCCGCGACGGCGACGCTGCTGTCGACGGTCGTCTACGTCGTGCTCGGGTGGACGCTCCTGACACGGGAAGTCGGCGTCATTCGGATCCCGTACCGCGCGATCGCCCACCAGGTGTTCGCCGGCGCCGTCATGGCCGCCGTCGTCTGGACGGTCCGGCCGGCGACGCCCAACCCGCTGTACGTGACGGTCGCGCTCGTCGCCGTCGGAGCCGCCGTCTACGGCCTCGTCCTCGTGACCGTCTCGGCGCCGGTCCGCGGGAAACTCCGCGCGCTCGCCGATCTGGACTGA
- a CDS encoding sulfatase-like hydrolase/transferase, which produces MSSPNVLLVILDSLRARNCSLHGHGAETTPFLSQFADEATVFDQARAPSIHSIASHASIFSGYHVEEHEVTEHKDFLRPEATLWHRLGADHGYETGFFTPNVIVTETSNLGEAFDTCVGPKRTKSHLFEGALAPNDVEGNLTPAEFTRLALGHERPVRSFLNGVYEKLSSRGGSQDPDAEDANVYVDEFESWLDDRSGPWAACLNLMDTHTPFVPHDAYDRWSDGHAAGRHGRGDGDESPEAFTDEFWTHLQGLEGLYDGTIRQADAAVERLVETLRERDALDDTLVVVTSDHGEGFGERSDLVPGVRLRHHSWGIDERLTHVPLVVSTPGEGGGERVREAASLTQFPAAVEAALDGEDAAAAFVPEGPVVSSTYRIRPPGDELDLPPAECERYFGPWRAVYRTTDEGVVKHARRGDDAGEFLIPDAQTVERRADTDGGEVAAVFDGLRETGVKVGSAADRDMTGDVEDRLADLGYLR; this is translated from the coding sequence ATGTCTTCGCCGAACGTGCTCCTCGTCATCCTCGACAGCCTGCGGGCCCGGAACTGCAGCCTCCACGGGCACGGGGCCGAGACCACGCCGTTCCTCTCGCAGTTCGCCGACGAAGCGACCGTCTTCGACCAGGCGCGCGCGCCGAGCATCCACAGCATCGCGAGTCACGCGAGCATCTTCAGCGGCTACCATGTCGAGGAACACGAGGTCACCGAACACAAGGACTTCCTGCGGCCGGAAGCGACGCTCTGGCACCGTCTCGGCGCCGATCACGGCTACGAGACGGGCTTTTTCACACCGAACGTCATCGTCACCGAGACGTCCAACCTCGGCGAGGCGTTCGACACCTGCGTCGGGCCCAAACGCACGAAGTCCCACCTCTTCGAGGGCGCGCTCGCGCCCAACGACGTGGAGGGGAACCTCACGCCGGCGGAGTTCACCCGGCTCGCCCTCGGTCACGAACGGCCGGTCCGTTCGTTCCTGAACGGCGTCTACGAGAAGCTCTCCTCCCGGGGCGGGAGTCAGGACCCGGACGCGGAGGACGCGAACGTCTACGTCGACGAGTTCGAGTCGTGGCTCGACGACCGGAGCGGGCCGTGGGCGGCCTGTCTGAACCTGATGGACACGCACACGCCGTTCGTCCCGCACGACGCGTACGACCGGTGGAGCGACGGCCACGCGGCCGGCCGGCACGGTCGCGGCGACGGCGACGAGTCCCCGGAGGCGTTCACCGACGAGTTCTGGACGCATCTGCAGGGGCTCGAAGGGCTCTACGACGGGACGATCCGCCAGGCCGACGCCGCCGTCGAGCGACTGGTCGAGACCCTCCGCGAGCGGGACGCTCTCGACGACACGCTCGTGGTGGTGACCAGCGACCACGGCGAGGGGTTCGGCGAGCGCAGCGACCTCGTTCCGGGGGTGCGGCTGCGACACCACAGCTGGGGCATCGACGAGCGGTTGACCCACGTGCCACTGGTCGTCTCGACGCCCGGCGAGGGGGGCGGCGAGCGGGTCCGCGAGGCGGCGTCGCTGACGCAGTTCCCCGCGGCCGTCGAGGCCGCCCTCGACGGCGAGGACGCCGCGGCGGCGTTCGTCCCCGAGGGACCCGTCGTCAGCTCGACCTACCGGATCCGCCCGCCGGGCGACGAACTCGATCTGCCGCCGGCCGAGTGCGAGCGCTATTTCGGCCCCTGGCGGGCGGTCTACCGGACGACCGACGAGGGAGTCGTCAAGCACGCTCGGCGCGGCGACGACGCCGGGGAGTTCCTGATCCCCGACGCCCAGACGGTCGAGCGACGGGCCGACACGGACGGCGGCGAGGTCGCGGCCGTGTTCGACGGCCTTCGGGAGACGGGCGTGAAAGTCGGCTCGGCCGCCGATCGGGACATGACCGGCGACGTGGAGGACCGCCTGGCCGACCTCGGGTATCTCCGATAG